One part of the Acidobacteriota bacterium genome encodes these proteins:
- a CDS encoding TlpA family protein disulfide reductase, with amino-acid sequence MTARRWIVAIGAAFALAFLTLPAVRSAPLLSFAPFERGTTQEGRCDADAKPAPLDFTLRDIDGNAVNLAELKGNVILLNFWATWCGPCKIEIPWFVEFQRRYRDDGLVVLGLSVDDTPEQIRPFAAQFQVNYPMLVGLGREDFHQEAYGPIWGLPVTFFIDRDGTLCRTHMGIATREAFQRDIEALL; translated from the coding sequence ATGACAGCCAGGCGGTGGATCGTAGCAATCGGTGCGGCGTTCGCCCTCGCGTTCCTGACGCTGCCGGCGGTGCGCAGCGCCCCGTTGCTCTCGTTTGCGCCCTTCGAGCGCGGCACGACCCAGGAGGGACGCTGCGACGCCGACGCCAAGCCCGCGCCGCTCGACTTCACGCTACGCGACATCGACGGCAACGCGGTGAACCTGGCGGAGCTCAAGGGCAATGTCATACTCTTGAACTTCTGGGCCACCTGGTGCGGTCCCTGCAAGATCGAGATTCCCTGGTTCGTCGAGTTCCAGCGCCGGTACAGGGACGACGGGCTCGTCGTGCTCGGACTCTCCGTGGACGACACTCCCGAGCAGATCAGGCCCTTCGCCGCCCAGTTCCAGGTCAACTACCCGATGCTGGTGGGGCTCGGGCGGGAGGATTTTCACCAGGAAGCGTACGGGCCGATCTGGGGCTTGCCGGTCACTTTTTTCATCGATCGGGACGGTACCCTGTGCCGTACGCACATGGGCATCGCCACGCGCGAAGCGTTTCAGCGAGACATCGAGGCGTTGCTGTAG
- a CDS encoding DUF72 domain-containing protein has product MPRYRVGTSGYNYPEWKGSFYPEKFPQKKMLPYYAERLDTVEINYTFYRLPTQRLLAGWSAVTPAGFRFTLKAPRRITHEARLADCAEITRAFCGAAATLGDKRGALLFQLPPWFRKNVDVLARFLDTLPPDARAAFEFRHASWHDPAVTELLAAHGAALCIADSERLRTPIHVTARHGYFRLRDQGYGDADLARWAETITGSTGDCQEVYVYFKHEERGAGPDFAKRLLERLAPG; this is encoded by the coding sequence ATGCCTCGCTACCGGGTCGGTACCTCCGGCTACAACTACCCCGAGTGGAAGGGCTCCTTCTACCCGGAGAAGTTTCCGCAGAAAAAGATGCTCCCGTACTACGCGGAGCGGCTGGACACGGTCGAGATCAACTACACGTTCTATCGCCTGCCGACCCAGCGGCTACTCGCGGGCTGGTCGGCCGTGACGCCGGCCGGCTTCCGCTTTACGCTCAAGGCGCCGCGCCGCATCACGCACGAGGCGCGGTTGGCCGACTGCGCCGAGATCACGCGCGCATTCTGCGGCGCCGCGGCGACCCTCGGCGACAAGCGCGGGGCGCTGCTGTTCCAGCTTCCCCCGTGGTTCCGCAAGAACGTCGACGTGCTCGCGCGATTCCTCGACACTCTGCCGCCGGACGCCCGCGCGGCCTTCGAGTTCAGGCACGCCTCGTGGCACGACCCGGCGGTCACGGAGCTTCTGGCCGCGCACGGGGCGGCGCTGTGCATCGCCGACAGTGAGCGACTGCGGACGCCGATTCACGTGACCGCCCGGCACGGCTATTTCAGGCTGCGTGACCAGGGGTACGGCGACGCCGACCTCGCCCGGTGGGCCGAGACGATCACCGGCAGCACCGGTGATTGTCAAGAGGTCTACGTCTACTTCAAGCACGAGGAGCGCGGGGCGGGACCCGACTTCGCGAAGCGTCTGCTCGAACGCCTGGCTCCGGGCTGA
- a CDS encoding alpha/beta fold hydrolase — MSTSNRSRTSASPYIREPSPHASAAASPSSATSQRSRRPMRAGSPNATTSITSSRSTPSTCRWCTGTIGSRCTICATTPGWRGAIPGATGIEPARMNVDIPRAFLPARGLDGGHRMTLYTWARPRHFPRLPAPVRRYFDVAPDARVLAHCHWQRSPSARPTLLALHGLEGSSNAHYMRGLADKAFTAGLNVVLLNQRNCGDTEHLSQGLYHSGLSSDPAAVIRELTEVDRLPAIAVVGYSLGGNLGLRLAGTAPPPALRAVCAISPTMDLGRCVDALERRPNAIYQWNFVRNLKRRMRRKANVLPGAFNLGALDRIRTVREFDDAFTAPHHGFRDAADYYHRASSLRVVDRIAAPTLIISAEDDPFVPPEQFRDPAAAANPNLTTAITRHGGHCGYYADPTPGFDGYWAERTAIDFARRHLR, encoded by the coding sequence ATGTCTACCTCGAATCGGTCAAGGACATCGGCATCGCCATATATTCGAGAGCCATCGCCGCACGCATCAGCAGCCGCATCGCCGAGCTCGGCGACTTCGCAGCGCTCGAGGCGGCCCATGCGCGCTGGCTCGCCAAACGCCACGACCTCGATTACCTCATCACGGAGCACGCCATCGACCTGCCGCTGGTGCACCGGAACGATCGGTTCGCGGTGTACGATCTGCGCGACGACGCCCGGATGGCGCGGCGCGATTCCCGGAGCGACGGGGATTGAACCGGCGCGCATGAACGTGGATATCCCTCGTGCGTTCCTACCGGCCCGCGGTCTCGACGGCGGGCACAGGATGACCCTCTACACGTGGGCCAGACCGCGGCACTTTCCGCGGTTGCCGGCGCCGGTGCGGCGCTACTTCGACGTCGCCCCGGACGCACGCGTGCTGGCGCACTGTCACTGGCAGCGGTCGCCGTCGGCGCGGCCCACGCTGCTGGCGCTGCACGGTCTCGAGGGCTCGAGCAACGCGCACTACATGCGCGGGCTGGCGGACAAGGCGTTCACCGCCGGCCTCAACGTGGTGCTGCTCAACCAGCGCAACTGCGGGGATACCGAGCATCTGTCGCAAGGCCTCTACCACTCCGGACTCTCGTCCGATCCCGCCGCGGTCATTCGCGAGCTGACCGAGGTGGACCGCCTGCCGGCCATCGCCGTGGTGGGGTACTCCCTGGGCGGCAACCTCGGGCTGCGGCTGGCCGGCACGGCGCCCCCGCCCGCCCTGCGCGCGGTCTGCGCCATCTCGCCGACCATGGATCTGGGACGGTGCGTGGACGCGCTCGAGCGACGGCCGAACGCCATCTATCAGTGGAACTTCGTGCGCAACCTGAAGCGCCGCATGCGGCGAAAGGCGAACGTCCTGCCCGGCGCGTTCAACCTCGGCGCGCTCGACCGAATCCGCACCGTCCGCGAGTTCGACGATGCGTTCACGGCGCCGCACCACGGGTTCCGGGACGCCGCGGACTACTACCACCGGGCCAGCAGCCTGCGGGTCGTCGACCGCATCGCGGCGCCGACGCTGATCATCAGCGCCGAGGACGACCCCTTCGTGCCTCCCGAGCAGTTTCGGGACCCGGCGGCGGCCGCGAATCCGAACCTCACCACTGCCATCACGCGCCACGGCGGGCACTGCGGCTACTACGCGGATCCGACCCCCGGCTTCGACGGGTACTGGGCCGAACGGACGGCGATCGACTTCGCGCGCCGCCATCTCCGCTGA
- a CDS encoding YvcK family protein yields MRRVRLREVNVGCFGGGTGLPSLLGGLKQNPWLRVNAVVTMFDSGGSSGQLRDELGVLPPGDVLKCALALARNEGEARRLLLSRLPALENGRLRGHTGGNLLLSMMEQYSGDFLAAVDGLRTLLDCNGRVLPVSVEQSTLYAEYEDGSRAVSEVGVDREQTDGRRIRRIWLDPEPNVHGAASEAIRGFDAVVIGPGSFYTSLMPILLVRGVAEAVRATAGPIVLVTNILTEGRGMHGFSVGEAVRRVGDAIGRPVDVAIANNATPPPDVLARYAKEHKELLPVGDIPAACELVTGHFSQRQIARHSRRRLAYAVWSVLAQRLLQ; encoded by the coding sequence ATGCGCCGCGTGCGGCTGCGGGAAGTCAATGTCGGGTGCTTCGGCGGCGGAACCGGGCTGCCCAGCCTGCTCGGCGGCCTCAAGCAGAACCCGTGGCTGCGGGTGAACGCCGTCGTCACGATGTTCGACAGCGGCGGCAGCTCGGGTCAGCTTCGCGACGAGCTCGGCGTGCTGCCTCCCGGCGACGTGCTGAAGTGCGCGCTCGCGCTCGCCAGGAACGAGGGCGAAGCCCGGCGCCTGCTTCTCTCGCGCCTGCCGGCCCTGGAGAACGGCCGGCTTCGCGGGCATACCGGCGGCAACCTGCTCCTCTCGATGATGGAGCAGTACAGCGGCGATTTTCTCGCCGCCGTGGACGGCTTGCGGACGCTGCTCGACTGCAACGGCCGCGTCCTGCCGGTCAGCGTGGAGCAGTCGACCCTCTACGCGGAGTACGAGGACGGCTCGCGCGCGGTCAGCGAGGTCGGCGTGGACCGCGAGCAGACCGATGGGCGGCGAATCAGGCGGATCTGGCTCGATCCGGAGCCGAACGTGCACGGAGCAGCTTCGGAGGCCATCCGCGGGTTCGACGCCGTGGTGATCGGGCCGGGAAGCTTCTACACCAGCCTGATGCCGATCCTCCTGGTCCGGGGCGTGGCGGAAGCGGTTCGCGCGACCGCGGGGCCCATCGTGCTCGTCACGAACATCCTGACCGAGGGACGGGGAATGCACGGTTTCTCGGTGGGCGAGGCGGTGCGCCGCGTCGGAGACGCGATCGGCCGGCCCGTGGACGTCGCCATCGCCAACAACGCCACACCGCCGCCGGACGTGCTCGCCCGGTACGCGAAGGAGCACAAGGAGCTGCTGCCCGTCGGCGACATTCCCGCGGCGTGCGAGCTGGTCACCGGTCACTTCTCCCAGCGCCAGATCGCCCGTCATTCGCGCCGGCGCCTCGCCTACGCCGTCTGGAGCGTCCTGGCGCAACGGCTCCTGCAATAG
- a CDS encoding sodium:solute symporter family protein encodes MAGMLTAVIVYMSVLVLVGAWRSRRVRTGDDFLVAGRRLPARVLVFTLLATWIGSGSLFGGAGLGYRSGFSALWQSAGAWVGIALVYFIAPRVRRIAQYTVPDILELRYGPAARVLGTLTTVLAYATIAAYQFRGGGRLLALVAGVDPDTGALITAVFCILFTSLAGMLSIAYLDVGNGLVMTVAVMFGVAFLIGDAGGLSASLAALEPHQVSLFGDMGAQAAFALFLPTMFLLLGEANMYQKFFSARDERAARLAVVGWIAGTIVVETLIDSIGIFGSLSLGGLGVAESEEIVIRVATDALPPVLGVLLVCGAAAIVVSTANSFLLTPSTNLIRDVYQRFVNPAVTDRQVVLYTRLIVVAVGALGYVAGSFFPTILAMALWAYTMYGAGITPALLGALLWKRATRAGGVASILAGMLTTLVWEIVGLARAVDGNPEYLFGWQTAYPALALSIATLVVVSLATPPPTAAEVELRPAGP; translated from the coding sequence ATGGCCGGCATGCTGACGGCGGTCATCGTCTACATGTCGGTGCTGGTGCTGGTCGGCGCCTGGCGCAGTCGCCGCGTCCGGACCGGCGACGATTTCCTGGTCGCCGGGCGGCGGCTGCCGGCGCGCGTGCTCGTCTTCACGCTGCTCGCCACCTGGATCGGCTCCGGCAGTCTGTTCGGCGGGGCCGGGCTGGGCTATCGTTCCGGCTTCTCCGCGCTGTGGCAGTCGGCCGGCGCGTGGGTGGGCATCGCCCTCGTCTATTTCATCGCCCCGCGCGTGCGCCGCATCGCGCAGTACACGGTGCCCGACATCCTCGAGCTGCGCTACGGGCCGGCCGCGCGCGTGCTCGGGACGCTGACCACCGTGCTGGCCTACGCCACCATCGCGGCGTACCAGTTCCGCGGCGGCGGTCGCCTGCTGGCTCTGGTGGCCGGGGTCGATCCGGATACCGGCGCCCTGATCACGGCCGTGTTCTGCATCCTCTTCACGTCGCTCGCCGGCATGCTGTCGATCGCCTACCTGGACGTCGGCAACGGCCTGGTGATGACCGTTGCGGTGATGTTCGGCGTCGCGTTCCTGATCGGCGACGCGGGAGGCCTCTCGGCTTCGCTCGCGGCCCTGGAGCCGCACCAGGTGTCGCTGTTCGGGGACATGGGCGCGCAGGCGGCGTTCGCTCTGTTTCTGCCGACGATGTTCCTGCTGCTCGGCGAAGCCAACATGTACCAGAAGTTCTTTTCGGCGCGGGACGAGCGCGCGGCGCGCCTGGCCGTCGTCGGCTGGATCGCCGGCACGATCGTCGTCGAGACCCTGATCGATTCGATCGGCATCTTCGGCAGCCTGTCCCTCGGCGGACTCGGTGTGGCGGAATCGGAGGAGATAGTCATCCGCGTCGCCACCGACGCGCTGCCGCCGGTGCTCGGCGTGCTGTTGGTCTGCGGCGCCGCGGCGATCGTCGTCTCCACCGCGAACAGCTTCCTGCTGACGCCGTCGACGAACCTGATCCGCGACGTCTATCAGCGCTTCGTCAACCCCGCCGTCACGGATCGGCAGGTGGTGCTCTACACGCGCCTCATCGTGGTCGCGGTCGGCGCTCTCGGTTATGTCGCCGGAAGTTTCTTCCCGACCATTCTCGCGATGGCGCTCTGGGCCTACACGATGTACGGGGCCGGCATCACGCCCGCGCTCCTCGGCGCGCTGCTGTGGAAGCGGGCGACGCGGGCGGGGGGCGTCGCGTCCATCCTGGCCGGCATGCTCACGACGCTCGTCTGGGAGATCGTCGGCCTGGCGCGTGCCGTCGACGGGAATCCGGAGTACCTCTTCGGTTGGCAGACCGCCTACCCGGCGCTCGCTCTGTCCATCGCGACCCTCGTGGTCGTCAGTCTCGCGACCCCGCCTCCCACCGCCGCGGAGGTCGAGTTGCGACCCGCCGGGCCATGA